GGTCTTGAAGACCCTTAGGGTTTGGGGTATATGACAAATCACTGCCTTGCACCTACATTTGACTCTGATTTTTAGAACTTAACACCACTACCCCTTCATTTGTCTTAAATTAGCCCTTATCGTGTTGGCACTTTTTTCGGAAATGTTCGGGCGTTTGTTCGGTCATTTTTTTGAAAAAGCGAACAAAATAAGAAACTTCATTGAAATTCAAGCGGTGCGAAATCTGCCCTACGGTTTCGTCTGAATAAAGCAAAAGGCGTTTTGCCTCTAAAAGTAGCCGCTCGTGTAGCACCTCGCTTGCCGTTTTGCCCAAAACGCGCTTACAAATCACGCTTAGGTGTTTAGAAGAAAGCGACATCAGGTCGGCATATTCTTGTATGCTTCTAATTTTGAGAAAATGCTTTTCTACCAAATTTTGGTAGGTGAAAGCCTGCTGCTGCAAATGCGATATATTTTTAAAATAAGCTACCTTTTGTGCCTGCCTGCGGCTGGCTTGGGTGAGCAAAAGTTCGATATAAAGCCGTACCATATCCATTTTAAAAGCCTCCTCTTGGTTCTGCTCTTGATATATTTTTTCAAAAATATCTACAAAAAAAGTTTGAGAAGTTTCATC
This genomic stretch from Hugenholtzia roseola DSM 9546 harbors:
- a CDS encoding helix-turn-helix domain-containing protein → MKNPKNPNAESVPIYCIDSFQEKQQEKKADFEIKRVEDIVAHFEFANRPHRHNFYDLLYITEGSGKHFIDFHEYKIKSHTFFFLLPGQVHAWELSPDVKGYSIFFTNDFFSLNRSAIHLKESPFFQHLQKNPVLYLEDETSQTFFVDIFEKIYQEQNQEEAFKMDMVRLYIELLLTQASRRQAQKVAYFKNISHLQQQAFTYQNLVEKHFLKIRSIQEYADLMSLSSKHLSVICKRVLGKTASEVLHERLLLEAKRLLLYSDETVGQISHRLNFNEVSYFVRFFKKMTEQTPEHFRKKCQHDKG